The following DNA comes from Bradyrhizobium sp. SK17.
GGGCATGTTGACCAGCCGGATCACCGCGACGTCGAATGCGGTGTTCACCGTCGAGAACATGTTCGTATGGAACGTGTTGCCGCCTTGCATCGCGACCTTCGCGGCGATCGCCTTGGTTGGAACTGTTAGCCTGACAATGTCAGCCGTGCTGATCCTGATCGCGGGAACCATGGTGGTGGCGATGTTCCGCATGGCCGCCGCCGGCCGGCCGCTGCACGACGCCTTCGCCAATACGGCTGCCGCCGTCGACGGCGAGATGGTCGACGTGATCAACAACCTGCCGCTGGTGCGCGCGTTCTGCGGCCTCGGCTACGAGCACGACCGCTTCGATGCGACCGTGAACCGGGAACTCGTCGCGCGCGGCCGATCGCTGCGCTATCTCGAAAAGCTCCGGCTCGTTCACGCTGCCGTGACGGTGATTCTCACGATCGCGATGCTGGCCTGGGCGCTCTCGCTCTGGCAACAGGGCCAGGCCACCACCGGTGACGTCGTGCTGGTTTGCACGCTCGGCATCTCGATCCTCAGCGCGACCCGCGATCTCGCCGTTGCTTTGGTCGACGTCACCCAGCACGTTGCCCGCCTCACCGAGGCGCTGGCGACCTTGTTGCAGCCGCACGAGCTGAAGGACCATCCGGAAGCCGAAGCGCTGGTCAAGAGCGGCGCGGCGATCGCCTTCAACAACGTCTCGTTCCGCTACCCTGGCGGCTTGCAGGTGTTCGAGCGCTTCGGTCTGCGCATCCAGCCCGGCCAGCGGGTCGGACTGGTCGGCCAGTCCGGCGGCGGCAAGTCAACATTGTTTACCCTTTTGCAGCGCTTCTACGATGTCGAGCAGGGCAACATCACGGTCGACGGTCAGGACATCTCCCGCGTCACCCAGCAGAGCCTGCGCGCGGCAATCTCGGTGGTGCCGCAGGACATCTCGCTGTTCCATCGTTCGATCCTGGAGAACATCCGCTACGGCCGGCCGGACGCCACCGACGACGAGGTGCTGCGGGCCGCGATC
Coding sequences within:
- a CDS encoding ABC transporter ATP-binding protein, with translation MDHLSGYAHRPFPFVLRYLRRRLPSHVVILSAVVAAVACSVGTQYGVKNLVDALSAGPSSANGVWLAFALLMSLIAADNFLWRIASWTASYTFVSVTGDLRRDMFRHLTGHAPSYFTDRLPGMLTSRITATSNAVFTVENMFVWNVLPPCIATFAAIALVGTVSLTMSAVLILIAGTMVVAMFRMAAAGRPLHDAFANTAAAVDGEMVDVINNLPLVRAFCGLGYEHDRFDATVNRELVARGRSLRYLEKLRLVHAAVTVILTIAMLAWALSLWQQGQATTGDVVLVCTLGISILSATRDLAVALVDVTQHVARLTEALATLLQPHELKDHPEAEALVKSGAAIAFNNVSFRYPGGLQVFERFGLRIQPGQRVGLVGQSGGGKSTLFTLLQRFYDVEQGNITVDGQDISRVTQQSLRAAISVVPQDISLFHRSILENIRYGRPDATDDEVLRAAIAARCDFIESLPEGMNTIVGDRGVKVSGGQRQRIAIARAFLKDAPILLLDEATAALDAESEEAIREALSRLMRGRTVVAIAHRLATLRSFDRVVVLQGGRIVEDGPPDILVKGRGPYRDLVAREMGRLSTSAA